A genomic region of Enterococcus sp. 12C11_DIV0727 contains the following coding sequences:
- a CDS encoding iron-sulfur cluster biosynthesis family protein has product MFLHVSDEAQIKLTPYIERKAVIILDLDDGVGRYSKMGVCSLDTSFRLLLLDQLQDKSDFNLSLDSDIGSVYIKDYSKRYLDEEMTLEVDPRLQVFKLKSPSGVLDGNVPIVDLRPEQTVEH; this is encoded by the coding sequence ATGTTTTTACATGTCAGCGATGAAGCACAGATAAAATTGACTCCTTATATTGAACGTAAAGCTGTGATTATTTTAGATCTAGATGATGGTGTTGGTCGCTATTCAAAAATGGGTGTTTGTTCCTTAGACACAAGTTTCCGTTTGTTGCTATTGGATCAGCTACAAGATAAATCAGATTTTAATTTATCTTTAGATTCGGATATCGGATCGGTATACATCAAGGATTATTCTAAACGATATTTGGATGAAGAAATGACGTTGGAAGTCGATCCGCGTTTGCAGGTATTTAAATTGAAAAGCCCAAGTGGTGTTTTAGATGGCAATGTACCGATTGTTGATTTGCGACCAGAACAAACTGTAGAACACTAA
- the liaF gene encoding cell wall-active antibiotics response protein LiaF encodes MKNPWRFFIVVESLLFILALWQIIHNPGLAVLLVLGILSAVYALKKVHRSNFNNFQLVLGIILILIGVMNSPAFWLMLVFGVLFIGLKGVEIAGVDITQRAPWRKKQMIMVETTNVEPKSGRRFKRSWFANERIGSNVYEWDDINIDVLSGDTIVDLGNTLLPKDDSIIIIRKGFGRTRILVPLGVAVMLEHSTFYGNVNFEEEKYHLKNESLKVYSNDFDTNNRRLKIITNTLVGDLEVIRV; translated from the coding sequence ATGAAGAACCCATGGCGTTTTTTTATCGTAGTAGAATCATTACTTTTTATATTGGCATTATGGCAAATTATACATAACCCAGGTCTGGCAGTACTGTTAGTATTGGGTATCTTGAGTGCTGTTTATGCACTAAAAAAGGTTCATCGTAGTAATTTTAATAATTTTCAACTTGTATTGGGGATTATCTTGATTTTAATTGGAGTCATGAATAGTCCTGCATTTTGGTTGATGCTAGTCTTTGGTGTTTTATTTATTGGCTTAAAGGGGGTAGAAATCGCGGGTGTTGACATTACACAACGTGCACCATGGAGAAAGAAGCAAATGATCATGGTAGAAACGACTAATGTTGAACCTAAAAGCGGTCGTCGTTTCAAACGTTCGTGGTTCGCGAATGAACGTATTGGCAGTAACGTGTATGAATGGGATGATATCAATATTGATGTCCTTTCTGGCGATACGATTGTTGATTTAGGCAACACATTACTCCCTAAAGATGACAGCATCATTATTATTCGCAAAGGCTTCGGTCGTACAAGGATTTTAGTTCCACTAGGAGTTGCAGTGATGTTAGAACATTCAACGTTCTATGGAAATGTTAATTTTGAAGAAGAAAAATATCATTTGAAAAATGAGTCATTAAAGGTTTATAGCAATGATTTTGATACGAATAACCGTCGCCTGAAAATCATTACAAATACGTTAGTCGGAGACCTTGAGGTGATTCGCGTATGA
- a CDS encoding HAD family hydrolase — MQYKTILFDLDGTITDSGEGIIHSVVYALKKMNLKVPPHTELYSFIGPPLNDTFKKQYHLDDQATEQAVNYYRDYYQATGMYENYVYTGIPELLTALKNAGCTLYIATSKPEIYAKQILTHFELNHYFEKIYGASLDGERSKKGDVIRYALKEAKLTHHEEILMIGDRSHDIVGAKENDLACIGVLYGFGDWTELAAAGADYIVNTPEEIRKLIIN, encoded by the coding sequence ATGCAGTATAAAACAATTTTATTTGATTTAGATGGAACTATTACAGATTCTGGTGAAGGGATCATTCATTCTGTCGTTTACGCATTAAAGAAAATGAATTTAAAGGTACCGCCTCACACAGAACTATACTCCTTTATTGGCCCACCTTTAAATGATACATTTAAAAAGCAATACCATTTAGATGATCAAGCAACCGAACAAGCGGTAAACTATTATCGAGACTACTATCAAGCAACAGGAATGTACGAAAATTATGTATATACTGGTATTCCAGAATTGTTAACAGCACTGAAAAACGCCGGATGTACACTGTATATCGCAACGTCAAAACCTGAGATCTATGCAAAACAAATCTTAACTCATTTTGAACTTAACCATTATTTTGAGAAGATTTACGGAGCTAGCTTAGACGGAGAACGCTCAAAAAAAGGCGATGTCATTCGTTATGCACTAAAAGAAGCGAAACTCACTCATCATGAAGAAATACTAATGATCGGTGACCGCAGTCACGACATAGTTGGTGCAAAAGAAAATGATTTAGCTTGTATTGGTGTATTGTATGGATTTGGTGATTGGACAGAGTTAGCGGCGGCTGGGGCAGATTATATTGTTAACACACCTGAAGAAATCAGAAAATTAATTATTAATTAA
- the nox gene encoding H2O-forming NADH oxidase, translating into MSKIKTVIVGANHAGIAAANTLLDTYPDQEVVMIDRNTNLSYLGCGTALWVGRQIESYENLFYTNKEAFEAKGAKIYMETTVERIDFDQKIVHCKKHNGEEFTETYDKLILATGSAPINPTIPGRDLKNVEFLKLFQDGQTVDAAMAKEEVKTVAVIGAGYIGVEIAEAAKRRGKNVLLFDAAERCLPNYYDKWFTDDMDNVLADNGIELHYNELAKEYKGTEKVESIVTDKGEYAVDLVINAIGFRPNNGLGKDHLELFANGAYLVDLHQQTSDPSVYAVGDCSTIFSNAVQETTYIALATNAVRSGIVAAHNVGGTPLESIGVQGSNGISIFGYHMVSTGLTVQESKKLGLKTKYTEFEDLQKPGFMKENNKVKIRIVYEEESRRIVGAQMASYEDISMGIHMFSLAIEEKVTIDKLKLLDIFFLPHFNQPYNYITMAALSAE; encoded by the coding sequence ATGAGCAAAATAAAAACAGTCATTGTAGGAGCAAATCATGCTGGAATCGCTGCAGCAAACACATTGTTGGATACGTATCCAGATCAAGAAGTTGTGATGATCGACCGAAATACCAACCTTAGTTACTTAGGATGCGGGACAGCGCTATGGGTAGGTCGCCAAATTGAGTCATACGAAAATCTATTTTATACGAATAAAGAAGCGTTTGAAGCAAAAGGCGCTAAAATTTACATGGAAACAACCGTTGAACGCATTGATTTTGATCAAAAAATCGTTCATTGTAAAAAACATAATGGCGAAGAATTTACCGAAACCTATGACAAATTGATCTTAGCGACAGGTTCAGCACCAATCAATCCTACTATTCCAGGCAGAGATTTGAAAAATGTTGAGTTCTTAAAACTTTTTCAGGACGGCCAAACAGTCGATGCTGCGATGGCAAAAGAAGAAGTCAAAACAGTTGCCGTCATCGGAGCGGGCTACATTGGTGTTGAGATTGCAGAAGCCGCTAAACGTCGGGGGAAGAATGTTCTATTATTTGATGCAGCCGAAAGATGTTTGCCGAATTACTATGACAAATGGTTTACTGATGACATGGACAATGTTTTAGCTGATAATGGCATCGAGCTACACTATAATGAGTTAGCAAAAGAATATAAAGGCACAGAAAAAGTTGAATCTATCGTGACAGATAAAGGCGAATATGCTGTAGATCTAGTCATCAATGCGATTGGTTTTAGACCTAATAATGGCTTAGGCAAAGATCATTTAGAATTATTTGCTAATGGAGCATATCTAGTCGATCTTCATCAGCAAACAAGTGATCCTAGTGTATACGCAGTCGGTGATTGTTCAACGATTTTTTCAAATGCAGTACAAGAAACAACGTATATTGCTTTAGCAACGAATGCTGTTCGTTCAGGGATCGTTGCAGCGCATAATGTTGGTGGTACACCACTAGAATCGATTGGTGTCCAAGGCTCAAATGGAATTTCAATTTTTGGCTATCATATGGTTTCTACTGGTTTAACAGTGCAAGAATCCAAAAAATTAGGCTTGAAAACAAAATATACTGAATTTGAAGACTTACAAAAACCAGGATTCATGAAAGAAAATAACAAAGTAAAAATCAGAATCGTTTATGAAGAAGAATCACGTCGCATTGTTGGGGCACAAATGGCTTCATATGAAGATATTTCGATGGGGATCCATATGTTCTCACTTGCAATTGAAGAAAAAGTAACGATCGATAAACTTAAATTACTAGATATTTTCTTCTTACCACATTTTAACCAACCATATAACTATATTACAATGGCGGCACTTAGCGCTGAGTAA
- a CDS encoding flavin reductase family protein — MLHYPTSQLTSKQTYKFLSGSIIPRPIAWVTTLNQEHGTINAAPFSFFNAVASDIPLVTLAILRRAGSIKDTARNILATNELVIHLVDDHVVESMNKTAASFEPEQSEITINEIETTASNSVTVPGITAAPIRMEARLHQYVPIKNHEEQIITDLFILEITDFHFAETVFDKENEYILPEEFNPIARLAGNTYSHIDGLFDLKRPD; from the coding sequence ATGTTGCATTATCCGACTAGCCAATTAACTTCAAAACAAACATACAAATTTTTATCTGGCAGTATTATTCCACGACCGATTGCTTGGGTAACGACTCTAAATCAAGAACACGGAACAATCAATGCTGCACCGTTTAGTTTTTTCAATGCTGTAGCTTCTGATATTCCGTTAGTAACTTTAGCCATTCTCAGACGAGCTGGTTCGATCAAAGATACGGCTAGAAATATCTTAGCAACGAATGAACTCGTGATCCATTTAGTCGATGATCATGTGGTTGAATCGATGAATAAAACAGCAGCTTCTTTTGAGCCGGAACAAAGTGAAATCACGATCAATGAGATCGAAACTACTGCAAGTAACTCAGTTACAGTACCTGGAATCACAGCCGCACCAATTCGAATGGAAGCACGTCTCCATCAGTATGTGCCCATTAAGAATCATGAAGAGCAGATCATTACTGATTTATTTATTTTAGAAATCACTGATTTTCATTTTGCTGAAACTGTTTTTGATAAGGAAAATGAGTATATTTTACCAGAAGAATTTAATCCAATCGCACGATTGGCTGGAAATACTTATAGTCATATTGACGGATTGTTTGATTTAAAACGACCAGATTAA
- a CDS encoding SPFH domain-containing protein, with the protein MEEKKTFHVNGYIALLVLIILLVIGSYSFYVGVTDERFSMITIGFVLWVISALFLSSLTIVSPNQAKAILFFGQYLGTIKDNGLFVTTPLTQKINVSLKVRNFNSSLLKVNDSDGNPVEISAVVVFKVVDTAKALFDVDRYQDFVEIQSETAIRHIATQYPYDTFNEDDLTLRGNTNEVSEELAKELQDRLAAAGVEVIETRLNHLAYATEIASAMLQRQQAKAILSARQIIVEGAVSMTQMALEQIEDGQKINFTDDRKVQLINNLLVSIITDKGTQPVINTGDVHER; encoded by the coding sequence ATGGAAGAGAAAAAAACGTTTCACGTCAATGGCTACATTGCGCTACTTGTGTTGATTATTTTACTTGTGATCGGTAGCTATTCTTTTTATGTCGGGGTAACAGATGAACGCTTTAGCATGATTACGATTGGGTTTGTATTATGGGTGATTTCTGCTTTATTTTTAAGCTCATTAACAATCGTTAGTCCAAATCAAGCCAAAGCAATTTTATTTTTTGGACAATATTTAGGGACAATCAAAGATAATGGACTGTTTGTGACAACTCCTCTGACACAAAAAATCAATGTGTCATTAAAAGTGCGGAATTTTAATAGTTCATTGTTAAAAGTCAATGATTCAGACGGAAACCCAGTTGAAATTTCTGCTGTTGTTGTTTTTAAAGTGGTTGATACAGCGAAAGCATTATTCGATGTTGACCGTTATCAAGATTTTGTGGAAATTCAAAGCGAGACCGCGATTCGTCATATTGCTACCCAATACCCATATGATACATTCAATGAAGATGACCTGACTCTAAGAGGAAATACCAATGAAGTTTCAGAAGAGTTGGCAAAAGAATTACAAGACCGTTTAGCGGCAGCAGGTGTTGAAGTGATCGAAACACGATTAAATCACTTAGCATATGCGACTGAAATTGCTAGTGCGATGCTACAAAGACAACAAGCTAAAGCGATCCTCTCTGCACGTCAGATTATCGTTGAAGGTGCGGTATCTATGACGCAAATGGCGTTAGAGCAAATTGAGGATGGTCAAAAGATCAATTTTACAGATGATCGTAAAGTTCAATTAATTAATAATCTCTTAGTATCGATCATAACCGATAAAGGGACACAGCCTGTGATCAATACTGGTGATGTTCACGAACGATAG
- the mltG gene encoding endolytic transglycosylase MltG, with the protein MAEDNQNNQDHSNSSFKDQVLRSLRGEEIGNDDSASSEHNAQNLSQHNEAEYNRTYRSQANDQEESVKLDEEMHSVGSRSADHHSKRVEPTEAGGQPESSNSTQNNENDNGNKRTRKREDRIVSRIVLIVASVLILVIAIFGFTFYKYVNAGLQPLDKKNSKLVQVHIPEDSSNKKIANILEDSKVIKSGLVFNYYAKFKNLTDFQAGYYQMAPDMTLDEIGALLREGGTAEPTQLADGKVTIPEGFDIDKIGDAIEKNTDFKKTQFIELMQDQAFFDKMKEKYPELLTSAAEASGVRYRLEGYLFPATYDYYKEAKLEDFVDQMIAKTSSVIEPYIPMIHAKGMTIQQVLTLASLVEKEGVKEEDRKKIAQVFFNRIAANMPLQSDISILYALGEHKELVTYKDLEVDSPYNLYKNTGYGPGPFNSPSEQAINAVLNPIANDYLYFVADISTGDVYFAETYEQHQEFVDKYVNKTEKSE; encoded by the coding sequence TTGGCAGAAGATAACCAAAATAATCAAGATCATTCCAATTCTTCATTCAAAGATCAGGTCTTGCGTTCTTTGCGAGGAGAAGAAATAGGCAATGATGATTCAGCTTCTTCTGAACACAATGCTCAGAACTTATCACAGCATAATGAAGCAGAATATAATAGAACATATCGTTCTCAAGCTAATGATCAAGAAGAATCAGTAAAACTAGATGAGGAGATGCATTCAGTAGGCTCGCGCAGTGCTGATCATCATTCTAAACGAGTGGAACCGACAGAGGCAGGCGGACAACCAGAATCAAGTAACAGTACTCAAAACAATGAGAATGATAATGGCAACAAACGAACTAGAAAAAGAGAAGATCGAATCGTTAGTCGAATCGTATTGATAGTGGCTTCAGTTTTAATATTAGTCATTGCGATTTTTGGTTTTACTTTTTATAAATATGTTAATGCAGGCTTACAGCCGCTTGACAAAAAAAATTCCAAACTGGTTCAAGTGCATATTCCAGAAGATTCGTCTAATAAAAAAATCGCAAATATTTTAGAAGACAGTAAAGTAATTAAAAGTGGTCTAGTATTCAACTACTATGCAAAATTTAAAAACTTAACTGATTTTCAAGCAGGTTATTACCAAATGGCACCGGATATGACGTTGGATGAGATTGGGGCACTTTTAAGAGAAGGTGGAACTGCTGAACCTACACAGCTTGCTGATGGAAAAGTTACGATTCCTGAAGGTTTTGATATTGATAAGATCGGCGATGCAATTGAGAAAAACACCGATTTCAAGAAAACTCAATTCATAGAACTGATGCAGGATCAAGCTTTCTTTGATAAGATGAAGGAAAAGTATCCTGAACTATTAACAAGTGCAGCTGAAGCGAGCGGCGTTCGTTACCGTTTGGAAGGCTACTTATTCCCAGCGACTTATGATTACTATAAAGAAGCAAAATTAGAAGATTTTGTTGATCAAATGATTGCAAAAACAAGTAGCGTGATCGAACCTTACATCCCGATGATCCATGCTAAAGGGATGACGATCCAGCAAGTTTTAACATTAGCTTCCTTAGTCGAAAAAGAAGGCGTGAAAGAAGAAGACCGCAAAAAAATTGCTCAAGTTTTCTTTAACCGAATTGCAGCAAATATGCCGTTGCAATCAGATATCTCTATTTTATACGCACTAGGCGAGCACAAAGAATTAGTGACATATAAAGATTTAGAAGTAGACTCACCTTACAATCTCTATAAAAATACTGGATATGGTCCTGGACCATTTAACAGTCCTAGCGAGCAAGCAATCAATGCTGTTTTAAATCCAATTGCCAATGATTATCTATACTTTGTAGCGGACATTTCAACAGGTGATGTATATTTTGCAGAAACATATGAACAACATCAAGAATTTGTAGATAAATATGTTAATAAAACAGAAAAAAGTGAATAG
- a CDS encoding ring-cleaving dioxygenase, with translation METQIRGIHHVTAMTSSAEKIYRFFTDLLGLRLIKKTVNQDDIETYHLFFADDLGSAGTDMTFFDFPGIPKGSKGTNAISRTSFRVKNDAALTYWIDRFNEHKIDHGEIQERFGKKYLEFEDFDQQQYQLISDEMNHGVPSGTPWKKTDVPAEHALTGLGPVFVTVADFDHMQRVLVEVLGFKLVDAEGHFHLFEVAEGGNGAGIIVEHRDDLPEAQEGFGNVHHLALRVADQEALRFWIEKINRLQFPNSGFVERFYFKSDYFRAAPHILFELATDGPGFLQDETYEAAGEKLSLPPFLESKRTEIEEFVRPFDTSDANKPR, from the coding sequence ATGGAAACACAAATTCGCGGTATTCATCACGTTACAGCAATGACATCTAGTGCAGAAAAAATTTATCGGTTCTTTACAGATCTTTTAGGATTGCGATTAATCAAAAAAACAGTCAATCAAGATGACATTGAAACATACCATTTATTTTTTGCAGACGATCTCGGCTCTGCTGGTACAGATATGACCTTTTTCGATTTCCCTGGAATCCCTAAAGGCTCTAAGGGAACAAATGCTATTTCACGCACCTCGTTTCGTGTTAAAAATGATGCGGCTTTAACTTATTGGATCGATCGTTTTAATGAACATAAAATCGATCATGGTGAAATTCAAGAACGTTTCGGTAAAAAATATTTAGAGTTTGAAGATTTCGATCAACAACAATATCAATTGATTTCTGATGAAATGAACCATGGTGTCCCTAGCGGTACTCCCTGGAAGAAAACAGATGTCCCTGCTGAACACGCTTTGACTGGATTAGGTCCAGTGTTTGTAACAGTAGCAGATTTCGATCATATGCAACGCGTTTTGGTTGAGGTACTAGGGTTTAAATTAGTCGATGCTGAAGGGCATTTCCATTTATTTGAAGTGGCTGAGGGCGGCAATGGCGCTGGTATTATTGTAGAACATCGTGATGACCTTCCAGAAGCGCAAGAAGGTTTTGGGAATGTTCATCATTTGGCATTACGTGTAGCAGATCAAGAAGCTTTACGTTTTTGGATTGAGAAAATCAATCGCCTGCAATTTCCTAACTCTGGTTTCGTTGAGCGTTTTTATTTCAAATCTGATTATTTTAGAGCTGCTCCTCATATTTTATTTGAGTTAGCAACAGATGGCCCTGGTTTCTTACAAGATGAAACCTATGAAGCTGCTGGCGAAAAACTTTCTTTACCACCCTTTTTAGAAAGTAAAAGAACAGAAATCGAAGAATTTGTTCGTCCTTTTGATACATCTGATGCGAATAAACCGCGTTAA
- a CDS encoding cupin domain-containing protein, with protein MKKDQTYWISQLKLDPHPEGGYFKQVLHSEDSLQVSADKTRPYYTSIYFLLTQENPSHFHRLLSDEVWYYHSGSALSVHLLHPDGQYEIIRLGTDLENGEVLQAVVPKNVIFGSSVEEHSEFALVSCMVSPGFDYQDFELFTKKQLLPLYPAHKKIINQLAYDQLPE; from the coding sequence ATGAAAAAAGATCAGACTTACTGGATTTCACAACTTAAGTTAGACCCCCATCCAGAGGGTGGTTATTTTAAACAAGTTTTACATTCGGAAGACTCACTGCAAGTCTCAGCCGATAAAACGCGCCCTTACTATACAAGTATCTATTTTTTATTGACACAAGAAAATCCTTCTCATTTCCATCGTTTACTTTCTGATGAAGTTTGGTATTATCATTCTGGTTCTGCATTGAGTGTTCATTTGCTCCATCCAGATGGCCAATATGAAATTATTCGTTTAGGGACTGATTTGGAAAACGGAGAAGTATTGCAGGCAGTTGTTCCTAAAAATGTGATCTTCGGCTCCAGTGTTGAGGAGCATAGTGAGTTTGCCCTAGTAAGCTGCATGGTTTCCCCTGGATTTGACTATCAAGACTTTGAATTGTTTACAAAAAAACAGTTATTGCCCCTTTATCCTGCTCACAAAAAAATTATCAATCAACTCGCTTATGACCAACTCCCTGAATAA
- the greA gene encoding transcription elongation factor GreA, translated as MVEKVFPMTLEGKEKLEQELEELKTVKRKEIVERIKIARSFGDLSENSEYESAKDEQAFVEGRITTLENMIRFAQIIDNGGVDSDEVSIGKTVTFIELPDGDEEEYTIVGSAEADPFSGKISNDSPIAQALIGKRLNDQVAIATPGGDMQVRITKVG; from the coding sequence ATGGTAGAAAAAGTATTTCCTATGACACTTGAAGGAAAAGAAAAATTAGAACAAGAATTAGAAGAACTAAAAACAGTTAAACGAAAAGAAATCGTTGAACGTATAAAAATTGCAAGAAGCTTTGGTGATCTATCTGAAAACTCTGAGTATGAGTCGGCTAAAGATGAACAAGCTTTTGTAGAAGGACGTATCACAACATTAGAAAATATGATTCGCTTTGCGCAGATCATTGATAATGGCGGCGTTGATTCAGACGAAGTTTCAATCGGTAAAACAGTCACATTTATTGAATTACCTGATGGAGATGAAGAAGAATATACGATTGTTGGGAGTGCGGAAGCAGATCCTTTTTCTGGTAAAATTTCAAATGACTCACCGATTGCCCAAGCGTTGATTGGCAAACGCTTGAATGACCAAGTTGCAATCGCAACTCCTGGTGGAGATATGCAAGTAAGAATTACAAAAGTTGGCTAA
- a CDS encoding sensor histidine kinase, producing MMGKISRQMLSLYAACSTFIVVLLTLFSYFHSIKQKNWILELIQRKVFYIPLIFHMILISLLVGLSTFLLVSIVQKAQYGRIEEKLRLLARGSYESPAIAKSVAHASNDQYIGEVDQDILKIRTKLLEMSKELQLLNSRPQIMDGETKEEILEAERHRLARELHDSVSQQLFAAMMMLSALNEQAQRSETPELFRKQLVTVTDIINASQSEMRALLLHLRPVSLEGKSLRKGIEQLLKELQTKIKIELTWDVEDVHLNNSIEDHLFRIVQELLSNTLRHAKAKELEVYLHQVDKNVLLRLVDDGVGFDMNEQDNKAGSYGLKNIRERVAGMGGIVKIISFKGQGTSVEIKVPVIKEDIASDQSNVSG from the coding sequence ATGATGGGTAAAATTTCTCGACAGATGCTCTCTTTGTATGCTGCTTGCAGTACGTTTATCGTGGTTTTACTGACACTATTTTCTTATTTTCATTCGATCAAACAGAAAAACTGGATATTGGAATTAATTCAAAGGAAAGTATTTTACATTCCTTTGATTTTCCACATGATTTTGATTTCACTTTTGGTTGGATTATCGACCTTTTTACTCGTATCTATTGTACAAAAGGCACAATATGGTAGAATTGAAGAAAAACTTAGATTGTTGGCAAGAGGTAGCTATGAAAGTCCGGCAATTGCCAAAAGTGTAGCGCATGCTAGTAATGATCAGTATATTGGTGAAGTCGACCAAGATATTTTGAAAATCAGAACGAAATTATTAGAAATGTCCAAGGAACTGCAATTATTGAATAGCCGTCCTCAAATAATGGATGGAGAGACCAAGGAAGAAATTTTAGAAGCAGAACGACATCGTTTGGCAAGGGAGCTACATGATTCTGTTAGTCAGCAACTATTTGCTGCGATGATGATGTTGTCTGCCTTAAATGAGCAAGCGCAGCGTAGTGAAACACCTGAGCTATTCCGCAAGCAATTAGTCACCGTTACAGATATTATCAATGCTTCGCAATCTGAGATGCGCGCATTATTGCTTCATTTACGTCCAGTAAGCTTAGAAGGCAAAAGCTTGCGTAAAGGGATCGAGCAATTATTGAAAGAATTGCAAACAAAAATTAAAATCGAACTAACTTGGGATGTTGAAGATGTTCATTTGAATAATAGCATTGAAGATCACTTATTTAGAATCGTTCAAGAGCTGTTGTCCAACACGCTTCGCCACGCTAAAGCGAAGGAACTCGAAGTCTACCTTCATCAAGTCGACAAAAATGTTCTACTACGTTTAGTTGATGATGGTGTTGGTTTTGATATGAATGAACAAGATAATAAAGCCGGAAGTTACGGCTTGAAAAATATTCGTGAGCGAGTAGCTGGTATGGGCGGTATCGTTAAGATCATTAGTTTTAAAGGACAAGGAACAAGTGTTGAAATCAAAGTACCTGTAATAAAGGAGGACATAGCAAGTGATCAAAGTAATGTTAGTGGATGA